From the genome of Haloarcula limicola, one region includes:
- a CDS encoding histidine kinase N-terminal 7TM domain-containing protein: MDGNVATLVVVGSLVGGVCSLGLAAVAWRNRSVSGAVPFGWLIVAAGGWCLLNAAWLLTANQQVAATLFLLIRITSGAMVGLWVVFALTYTGRREWLTPVRVGVLLLLPSGYALLVLTNSLHGLVVADVTLVTRNGLSLFVGRTGTAYAIQTAVSFGLIGAGYALLGEFLLRSRNLYRKQTFAVLTGGVLTAGAHALFVLGATPHPGINPAPLTFALNGLLVGVALFRYDFLTVAPLAGDLLVDELPDPVLVLDTEGTVIDYNAAATAELGDDLNGAHLPDEDPRLLAQIERGESFAAPGTQRYYVPQTSEITDQHGTARGRLVVLRDVTGQRRRQDRLEALQAATREFIEADQRETVAELTVAFATSTLDQNAAGVFLCNERGHLEPAALSDAVEAQVDDDLLYVDPAETPDRHLWRTYESGERRVASFVDESVGPLETSLMLPLGDHGVVAVGSEGETYAPEDQQYAEILARTTQVALEQVERERELRESRASVERRNEQIEFFNGVLRHSLRNAMLVVGGRAEHLREHVPPDQRRHVDSIEQWCEKLTAMSETIRDINETVAASEGKRLETVDLSAAVRRVVETTGADYPDATITLDVGETRVLANGLAEAVLASVVENALEHNAGDPHVEITTRDAGDWVQVHVADDGRGISDELKATVFRRSLTPNQTAGGFGLYFVTVMMDLYGGNVWFEDNHPTGTVAVLEFQRAGDGDSAAESSAVDGSAADDSAAATEETATADVGVEAQGKSPDDW; encoded by the coding sequence ATGGACGGTAACGTCGCGACGCTGGTCGTCGTCGGGAGCCTCGTCGGTGGCGTCTGTAGCCTCGGTCTCGCCGCCGTCGCGTGGCGGAACCGGTCGGTCTCGGGCGCGGTCCCCTTCGGTTGGCTCATCGTCGCCGCCGGCGGCTGGTGCCTTCTCAATGCCGCCTGGCTACTCACGGCCAACCAGCAGGTTGCGGCCACGCTGTTCTTGCTCATCAGGATCACCTCCGGGGCGATGGTCGGTCTCTGGGTCGTCTTCGCGCTCACGTACACCGGCCGACGGGAGTGGCTTACGCCGGTCCGCGTGGGCGTCCTGTTGCTGCTCCCGTCCGGCTACGCCCTGCTGGTGCTGACCAACTCGCTACACGGGCTCGTCGTCGCCGACGTCACGCTGGTGACGCGGAACGGGCTGTCGCTGTTCGTCGGCCGGACGGGGACGGCGTACGCGATACAGACGGCGGTCTCGTTCGGGCTCATCGGGGCCGGCTACGCCCTGCTCGGCGAGTTCCTGTTGCGCTCTCGGAACCTCTATCGGAAGCAGACCTTCGCGGTGCTCACCGGTGGGGTACTCACCGCCGGCGCACACGCGCTGTTCGTCCTCGGCGCGACGCCGCACCCGGGGATCAATCCCGCGCCGCTCACCTTCGCGCTCAACGGCCTGCTCGTCGGCGTCGCGCTGTTCCGCTACGACTTCCTCACCGTCGCACCGCTCGCCGGCGACCTCCTCGTCGACGAACTGCCCGACCCCGTGCTGGTGCTCGACACCGAGGGGACGGTCATCGACTACAACGCGGCCGCGACCGCCGAACTGGGGGACGACCTCAACGGCGCGCACCTCCCCGACGAGGACCCTCGATTGCTGGCACAGATCGAGCGCGGCGAGTCGTTCGCCGCGCCCGGAACGCAGCGGTACTACGTCCCGCAGACGAGCGAGATAACCGACCAGCACGGGACCGCCCGCGGCCGATTGGTCGTCCTTCGGGACGTGACCGGACAACGCCGCCGACAGGACCGGCTCGAAGCGCTGCAGGCGGCTACCCGCGAGTTCATCGAGGCCGACCAGCGAGAGACGGTCGCGGAGCTGACCGTGGCGTTCGCGACGAGCACGCTCGACCAGAACGCCGCCGGCGTGTTCCTGTGTAACGAGCGTGGACATCTCGAACCGGCGGCTCTCAGCGACGCCGTCGAGGCGCAGGTCGACGACGACCTGCTCTACGTCGACCCGGCGGAGACGCCGGACCGCCACCTCTGGCGGACCTACGAGAGCGGCGAGCGCCGCGTCGCGTCGTTCGTCGACGAAAGCGTCGGCCCCTTAGAGACGTCGCTCATGCTGCCCCTCGGTGACCACGGCGTCGTCGCCGTGGGCTCCGAGGGCGAGACGTACGCCCCGGAGGACCAGCAGTACGCGGAGATCCTCGCGCGGACGACGCAGGTCGCCCTCGAACAGGTCGAACGCGAGCGCGAACTTCGCGAGAGCCGGGCCTCCGTCGAGCGCCGAAACGAGCAGATCGAGTTCTTCAACGGCGTGTTGCGTCACTCGCTCCGAAACGCCATGCTGGTCGTGGGTGGGCGCGCAGAACACCTCCGCGAGCACGTCCCGCCGGACCAGCGCCGTCACGTCGACAGCATCGAGCAGTGGTGCGAGAAGCTCACGGCGATGAGCGAGACCATCCGCGACATCAACGAGACGGTGGCCGCGAGCGAGGGGAAGCGACTCGAGACGGTCGACCTCTCGGCGGCGGTCCGGCGCGTGGTCGAGACGACCGGTGCCGACTACCCGGACGCGACGATCACGCTCGACGTGGGCGAGACGCGGGTGCTGGCGAACGGCCTCGCCGAGGCGGTGCTGGCGAGCGTCGTCGAGAACGCCCTCGAACACAACGCGGGCGACCCGCACGTCGAGATCACCACGCGGGACGCCGGCGACTGGGTACAGGTCCACGTCGCCGACGACGGGCGCGGTATCAGCGACGAGCTGAAGGCGACGGTGTTCCGGCGCTCGCTCACGCCCAACCAGACCGCCGGCGGGTTCGGCCTCTACTTCGTCACCGTGATGATGGACCTCTACGGCGGCAACGTCTGGTTCGAGGACAACCACCCGACCGGGACCGTCGCCGTCCTGGAATTCCAGCGGGCGGGAGACGGCGATTCGGCCGCCGAGTCGTCGGCGGTCGACGGTTCAGCGGCCGACGACTCGGCGGCCGCGACCGAGGAGACGGCGACTGCAGACGTTGGGGTCGAAGCGCAAGGTAAATCTCCGGACGACTGGTAG
- a CDS encoding homoserine kinase: protein MLTVRAPATSANLGSGFDVFGVALERPADVVRLSRADRTTIEVTGAGSQFIPEDPEKNTVGAVADALDAPAHIEIDKGVRPASGLGSSAASAAAAAVGLNELYDRGHSREELVPIAAKGEAVVSGDAHDDNVAPSIMGGFTIATEAGVRQVDASIPLVACLPDIVVSTRDARRVVPETARVEQLVETVGNAATLTTGMHRDDPELVGEGMHDTVVTPSRAKLIDGYEEVREAALSAGATGVTISGAGPTVIAACEETRQRAIASTMLDTFGDRGIDARVYQTRIGRGARVF from the coding sequence ATGCTGACCGTCCGGGCGCCGGCCACCAGTGCGAACCTCGGGAGTGGCTTCGACGTCTTCGGCGTCGCGCTGGAGCGCCCGGCGGACGTCGTCCGCCTCTCGAGGGCCGACCGGACGACCATCGAGGTGACGGGAGCCGGGAGCCAGTTCATCCCCGAAGACCCGGAGAAGAACACCGTCGGCGCGGTCGCCGACGCGCTCGACGCGCCCGCGCACATCGAGATCGACAAGGGCGTCCGGCCGGCGTCGGGACTCGGCTCGTCGGCGGCGAGCGCCGCCGCCGCGGCCGTCGGCCTCAACGAACTGTACGACCGGGGACACTCCCGCGAGGAGCTGGTGCCCATCGCCGCGAAGGGCGAGGCCGTCGTCTCGGGGGACGCCCACGACGACAACGTCGCCCCCTCGATCATGGGCGGGTTCACCATCGCCACCGAAGCGGGCGTCCGGCAGGTCGACGCGTCCATCCCATTGGTGGCCTGTCTCCCCGACATCGTCGTGTCGACGCGGGACGCCCGCCGGGTCGTCCCCGAGACGGCCCGGGTCGAGCAGCTGGTCGAGACCGTCGGCAACGCCGCCACGCTCACGACCGGGATGCACCGCGACGACCCCGAACTCGTCGGCGAGGGGATGCACGACACGGTGGTCACGCCCTCGCGGGCGAAACTCATCGACGGCTACGAGGAGGTCAGAGAGGCGGCGCTCTCGGCCGGCGCGACCGGCGTCACCATCTCCGGGGCCGGGCCGACGGTCATCGCCGCCTGCGAGGAAACGCGCCAGCGAGCCATCGCCAGCACGATGCTCGACACCTTCGGCGACCGCGGTATCGACGCCCGCGTCTACCAGACCCGTATCGGCCGCGGCGCGCGGGTTTTCTGA
- a CDS encoding hydrogenase maturation nickel metallochaperone HypA, with the protein MRLNFLRRLRAAFSRDDPASGQSSNSPDWATTALRTCPDCEKTFIVDEMDACPDCGTAVEVTPTERDLGLR; encoded by the coding sequence ATGCGACTCAACTTTCTCCGCCGGCTCAGAGCGGCGTTCTCACGGGATGACCCCGCGTCCGGTCAGTCGTCGAACTCGCCGGACTGGGCGACGACGGCGCTTCGGACCTGCCCGGACTGCGAGAAGACGTTCATCGTCGACGAGATGGACGCGTGTCCGGACTGCGGGACGGCCGTCGAGGTGACGCCGACCGAGCGGGACCTGGGACTGCGATAG
- a CDS encoding C-terminal binding protein yields the protein MDYTVVLSDNKTVDPTTQSEILEAAGATIELLDEKTESTVADAVRGADGIIVDAGTPVTEAVLAGTETLRVVGRAGIGVDNIDVDAAAEHGITVVNVPDYCLDEVSTHALSLLLACVRAVPHYDREVKGGTWDWSTGQPLHRMSGRTLGLAGFGRIARRLASKLRAYRLDVVAQDPNVDAATMEDYGVEKVDFGGLLDRSDFLSVHTPLFEETRHLFSTEEFERMRDDAVVVNTSRGPVIDEDALVAALDDGEIAKAGLDVLDSEPPSPDNPLFDREDVVLTPHVGWYSEESRSDLSRGVASDVAAVLRGESPSNPVDPETPWL from the coding sequence ATGGACTACACGGTCGTTCTCTCCGATAACAAGACGGTCGACCCGACGACGCAGTCGGAGATCCTGGAGGCCGCGGGCGCGACGATCGAACTCCTCGACGAGAAGACCGAGTCGACGGTCGCCGACGCCGTCCGGGGCGCGGACGGGATCATCGTCGACGCGGGCACGCCCGTCACCGAAGCGGTCCTCGCGGGGACCGAGACGCTCCGGGTCGTCGGACGGGCGGGTATCGGCGTCGACAACATCGACGTGGACGCGGCCGCCGAACACGGGATTACCGTCGTGAACGTCCCCGACTACTGCCTCGACGAGGTGTCGACCCACGCGCTCTCGCTGCTGCTCGCCTGCGTCCGAGCGGTCCCGCACTACGACCGGGAGGTCAAGGGCGGGACGTGGGACTGGTCGACCGGCCAGCCGCTCCATCGGATGTCGGGTCGCACGCTCGGTCTCGCCGGGTTCGGACGCATCGCTCGCCGCCTCGCGTCGAAGCTCCGCGCGTACCGACTCGACGTCGTCGCGCAGGACCCGAACGTCGACGCGGCGACGATGGAGGACTACGGCGTCGAGAAGGTCGACTTCGGCGGACTCCTCGACCGCTCGGACTTCCTCTCGGTCCACACGCCGCTGTTCGAGGAGACCCGCCATCTGTTCTCGACCGAGGAGTTCGAACGCATGCGCGACGACGCCGTCGTCGTCAACACGTCGCGCGGACCCGTCATCGACGAGGACGCGCTGGTCGCGGCGCTCGACGACGGCGAGATAGCGAAAGCGGGGCTCGACGTGCTCGACAGCGAGCCGCCGTCCCCGGACAACCCGCTGTTCGACCGAGAGGACGTGGTTCTCACGCCACACGTCGGCTGGTACTCCGAGGAGAGCCGCTCGGACCTCTCCCGGGGCGTCGCCAGCGACGTCGCGGCCGTCCTCCGCGGGGAGTCCCCGTCGAACCCGGTCGACCCCGAGACGCCGTGGCTCTGA
- a CDS encoding peroxiredoxin: protein MLDAGDSAPEISAQNQHGETVSPDFSAPTVVYFYPEDFTGGCTIQARDFQEVLPEFREGGITVYGVSMDDVPTHEEFAEEEGLLFDLLADPEGTVAEAFGLDTSEGRTDRRTFVLADGEVKAVYDPELSDPSGHAEEVLNDARNEYVQGG from the coding sequence ATGCTCGACGCAGGGGACTCGGCTCCCGAAATCAGCGCACAGAATCAGCACGGTGAGACGGTCAGCCCCGACTTCTCGGCCCCGACGGTCGTCTACTTCTACCCGGAGGACTTCACCGGCGGGTGTACCATCCAGGCCCGCGACTTCCAGGAGGTCCTCCCGGAGTTCCGCGAGGGCGGCATCACCGTCTACGGCGTCTCGATGGACGACGTGCCGACCCACGAGGAGTTCGCCGAGGAGGAGGGACTGCTGTTCGACTTGCTCGCGGACCCCGAGGGCACCGTCGCCGAGGCGTTCGGACTGGACACGAGCGAGGGCCGCACCGACCGGCGGACGTTCGTCCTCGCCGACGGCGAGGTGAAGGCGGTGTACGACCCCGAGCTCTCCGACCCGTCGGGACACGCCGAGGAAGTGCTCAACGACGCGCGCAACGAGTACGTCCAGGGCGGCTAG
- a CDS encoding adenylate kinase: protein MPNPRILILGPPGAGKGTQSANLAEEYDVEHVTTGDALRNNKDMDISDMDTEYDTPREYMEAGDLVPDDVVNAIVEEALSEADGFVLDGYPRNLDQAEELEGMTDLDVILSLEVPREELVERLTGRRVCDDCGANYHVEFNPPEEEGVCDECGGELIQRDDDNEESVRNRLDVFEENTAPVIDHYENNESFVIIDGEQPPDEVWDDIETAVDARVE, encoded by the coding sequence ATGCCGAACCCACGAATCCTGATTCTCGGGCCGCCGGGAGCCGGTAAGGGGACCCAGAGCGCGAACCTCGCCGAGGAGTACGACGTGGAACACGTCACGACCGGCGACGCGCTCCGGAACAACAAGGACATGGACATCAGCGACATGGACACGGAGTACGACACGCCCCGCGAGTACATGGAAGCCGGCGACCTGGTGCCCGACGACGTGGTCAACGCCATCGTCGAGGAAGCCCTTTCAGAGGCTGACGGGTTCGTCCTCGACGGCTACCCGCGCAATCTCGATCAGGCCGAGGAACTCGAAGGGATGACCGACCTCGACGTGATTCTCTCGCTGGAAGTCCCCCGCGAGGAACTCGTCGAGCGCCTGACCGGCCGCCGGGTCTGTGACGACTGCGGTGCGAACTACCACGTCGAGTTCAACCCGCCCGAGGAGGAGGGCGTCTGCGACGAGTGCGGCGGCGAGCTCATCCAGCGCGACGACGACAACGAGGAGTCGGTGCGCAACCGACTGGACGTCTTCGAGGAGAACACCGCGCCCGTCATCGACCACTACGAGAACAACGAGTCCTTCGTCATCATCGACGGCGAGCAGCCCCCCGATGAGGTCTGGGACGACATCGAGACCGCGGTCGACGCCCGCGTAGAATAA